Proteins encoded within one genomic window of Manis pentadactyla isolate mManPen7 chromosome 4, mManPen7.hap1, whole genome shotgun sequence:
- the MRPL9 gene encoding 39S ribosomal protein L9, mitochondrial: MAAVAVGARGRVLRAGAERLLRGGVRELLAPRHEGGISGRERDFSLSHGRGTVIVERWWKVPLAGEGRKPRLHRRHRVYKLVEDTKHRPKDNLELILTQSVEELGVRGDLISVKKSMGRNQLLPQGLAVYASPENKKLFEEEKLLRQEGKLEKIQTKAGEATVKFLRSCHLKVGMKNNVKWELNPEIVARHFFKNLGVVVATHALKLPEGPITQWGEYWCEVTVNGLDTVRVPMSVVNFERPKTKRYKYWLAQQAAKGMFPTGSQMI; the protein is encoded by the exons ATGGCTGCTGTCGCTGTCGGCGCTCGCGGCCGAGTTCTGCGGGCGGGCGCTGAACGGCTGCTGAGAGGGGGAGTCCGGGAGCTACTGGCGCCACGGCATGAGGGGGGCATCTCCGGCCGGGAGCGCGACTTCAGCCTCTCCCACGGTCGG GGGACGGTCATCGTAGAGCGCTGGTGGAAGGTGCCGCTGGCCGGAGAAGGTCGGAAGCCGCGCCTGCACCGGCGACACCGCGTCTACAAGCTGGTGGAGGACACAAAACACCGGCCCAAAGACAACCTGGAGCTAATCCTCACTCAGTCAGTGGAAG AACTTGGAGTGAGGGGTGACCTCATCTCAGTGAAGAAATCCATGGGCCGAAATCAACTACTTCCTCAAGGACTGGCTGTATATGCATCCCCTGAAAACAAGAAGCTGTTTGAAGAGGAGAAATTG CTGAGACAAGAAGGAAAGTTAGAGAAGATCCAGACCAAGGCAGGTGAAGCG ACAGTGAAATTTCTGAGAAGCTGTCACCTGAAGGTGGGGATGAAGAACAATGTCAAATGGGAGCTAAACCCTGAAATAGTTGCCCGCCACTTCTTCAAAAAT CTTGGTGTTGTGGTCGCCACACATGCATTAAAGTTACCAGAAGGGCCCATTACACAATGGGGCgagtactggtgtgaggtgacg GTAAATGGGCTTGACACTGTGAGAGTACCAATGTCTGTGGTGAACTTTGAGAGGCCCAAGACCAAAAGATACAAGTACTGGTTAGCCCAGCAAGCTGCCAAAGGAATGTTCCCCACTGGCTCCCAGATGATCTGA